In the genome of Perca fluviatilis chromosome 4, GENO_Pfluv_1.0, whole genome shotgun sequence, one region contains:
- the LOC120557671 gene encoding V-set and immunoglobulin domain-containing protein 1-like isoform X2, with amino-acid sequence MLKFDFNKKSPAMELLLLLCLCLLTRSGVTSAQLNRPTVISVEGGADVMLPCSPSTKEDIEYKLFVWRKVAQKDDGLKEVFDYNAGSHYNNGLDGQSEAFKGRVSHFPEELEHGNASIIIRNTKISDSGEYTCDFPQLKPPQTFYIELVVDPLKDRSAIRGAAQEPYITTLKATKDWELLQCKVNGNPEPEVKWQDSAGNQLPAEEPQVEKRGFFYITLNVTKSDRYRCVATQTTIHRNISAETDRTALDHRHILQIKT; translated from the exons ATGttaaaatttgattttaacaaGAAATCGCCAGCGATggagcttcttcttcttctgtgtctctgcctcCTGACTCGCTCTGGAGTCACGTCTGCTCAACTAAACA GACCAACAGTCATTTCGGTGGAAGGAGGGGCTGATGTAATGTTACCCTGCTCTCCCAGCACCAAGGAGGACATTGAGTATAAACTGTTTGTCTGGAGGAAAGTTGCTCAGAAAGATGATGGTCTGAAGGAGGTGTTTGACTACAACGCAGGCAGTCATTACAACAACGGTCtagatggtcagagtgaagcgTTCAAAGGTCGAGTCTCTCATTTTCCAGAAGAACTGGAACACGGCAACGCCTCCATAATCATCAGAAATACAAAGATATCTGACAGTGGAGAATACACCTGTGATTTTCCACAACTTAAGCCACCTCAAACATTCTACATTGAGCTTGTTGTTG ATCCATTAAAAGACCGATCAGCCATCCGAG GTGCAGCTCAAGAACCATACATCACAACACTTAAGGCAACAAAGGACTGGGAGCTCCTGCAGTGTAAAGTTAATGGCAATCCAGAACCTGAAGTAAAGTGGCAGGACAGTGCTGGAAACCAACTACCTGCTGAGGAGCCCCAGGTCGAAAAAAGAGGCTTTTTCTACATCACTCTCAATGTGACCAAGAGCGACCGCTATCGCTGTGTAGCCACACAGACGACTATCCACCGTAACATTTCTGCTGAGACTGAT